The DNA window AAGTGGCGCACGATCATGGCTTACAACTGCAGCGGCGGCTGCCCGCGCCTGAACTACTGGTCGAACCCCGACGTGACCTACAACGGCGTGGCGATGGGCACCGCCGACCGCAACCACAATCAGCGCGTGCTGGTGCAGACCAAGGCGGCGATGGCCGCGTTCCGCGGCGCGCCGGGCGGCAACACCGCGCCGGTGGCGAACTTCAGCGCCTCGGCGAGCGGCCTGACGGTGAGCTTCACCGACAGCTCGACCGACAGCGACGGCAGCATCGTCTCGCGCAGCTGGAACTTCGGCGACGGCACCACGTCGACCGCGACCAGCCCGAGCAAGACCTACGCCGCGGCCGGCACCTACACCGTCACCCTGACCGTCACCGACGACGACGGCGCGACCCACACCAAGACCGCTTCGGTCACGGTCAGCGGCAGCGGCGTGCAGACCTACACCAACGGCGCCGACGTCAACATTCCGGACAACAACGCCACCGGCGTGAGCAGCAGCATCGCGGTGTCCGGGCGCAGCGGCAACGCACCGAGCAATGCGCAGATCTCGGTCAACATCGTCCACCCGTACAAGGGCGACCTGATCGTCGACCTGATCGCGCCGGACGGTTCGGTGTACAACCTGCACAACCGCAGCGGCGGCAGCGCCGACAACGTCAGCGGCACCTTCACCAAGAACCTGTCGAGCGAGCCGCTCAACGGCACCTGGAAGCTGCGCGCCGCCGACCGCGCCGCGCAGGACGTCGGCAAGATCGACACCTGGAGCATCACCTTCTGATGCTTCGCCTCGCGAGCGCCTTCCGCCGCCGCGGCGGACAGGTTCGAGCGCGCGCTTAGGGGAGCGCATCGCCGCCGCACCGGCACCCAAGGTGCGGCGGCGGCAAGACAGCGGCCCGGACGCGGGCTGCCGCCCACGACGCCGCGTCCGGCCCGCCTCGGCCGGGCGCGACGGCGCGGGCCCGTTGCAATACCGCTGCGACCGCCCTCCAGCGGTCGTGCGCGGCCGCAGTCATCGCCTCATCGCCACCATCGCCTGATATCCCAACGGACGGAGACAGACATGAAACGCATGACCCTGACCCTAGGCCTGCTCGCGCTTTCGATCGGCACGGCGCTGGCCGGGCCGAATCAACGCCCGGCCGCTTTCGATCACGCCGGCCTGACCCGCATCGACCGCATCGGCGTGCGCAGCATGCCGGCCGTGGACGTGGCCAAGCTGCGCGCCGAAGACCTCAAGCGCGAACAGCGCCGCGAGATCCCGCGCTTCGCCACCGCGCTGGCGGTGGACATCGACACGCTCAAGGACGGCGTGTGGGAAGACCTGGATGCCGAGACCGCGATCTGGCGCACGCGCATCGAATCCAAGAACGCGCTGTCGCTGAACTTCCACTTTGACCGGTTCAAGCTGCCGGCCGGCGCGCGCATGCTGATTTATCCCGCCGACCAGACCCCGGGCGCCGCCGCCGGCCGCGTGCGCAGCTTCACCGCCGCCGACAACAACGCCTTCGGCGAACTGTGGACGCCGGTGGTGCTCGGCGACGAAGCGGTGATCGAAGTGGTGGTGCCCAAGGCCAAGCTCGGCGAACTGAAGCTGCATCTGGCCAAGGTCAACCACGACTACGTCGGCCTCGGCCGCATCGCCCGCGACGCCGCCGCGCTGGATTCGACCAAGGGCGTCTCCGGCAGCTGCAACATCGACGTGGTCTGCCCGGAGGGCAACGGCCACCGCGACATCATCCGCTCGGTCGCGGCCTACTCCAAGCAGGGCACCATGTGGTGCACCGGCTCGTTGGTCAACAACACCGCCAACGACAAGAAGATGTACTTTCTGACCGCGAATCATTGCGGCATGACCAGCGCATCGGTCAACAATTCGATGGTGGTGTACTGGAATTACCAGAATTCCACTTGCCGCGCCCCTGGTTCGGCCGCCAGTGGCGCCAACGGCGACGGTTCGCTGGCGCAGTCGCAGACCGGCGCCACCTTGCGCGCGACCAACGCCGCTTCCGACTTCACCCTGCTCGAACTCACCACCGCGGCCAACCCGGCGTACAACTTGTATTGGGCCGGTTGGGACCGTCGCGACCAGAACTTCGCCGGCGCGATCGCGATCCACCATCCGCGCGTGGCGGAGAAGCGCATCAGCCTGGTCGAGGGCACCACCACCTTCGGCGGTTTCGAAGGGCAGGCCGGTACCCAGGCGCTGCACGTTCAATGGTTCGCCAACGGCGGCGTGACCGAAGGCGGGTCCTCGGGTTCGCCGCTGTACAGCGCCGACCATCGGGTGATCGGCCAGCTCTACGGCGGTCCGTCGAGTTGCAGCGCCACCGGCGACCAGCGCAAAGACTGGTACGGCCGCATCTTCACCTCCTGGACCGGCGGCGGCACCGCCGCGACCCGTCTGAGCAACTGGCTCGACCCGGGCAATACCGGACAGAGTTTCATCGACGGCCTGGACTCGGGCGGAACGCCCGGCAACAACCCGCCGGTGGCGAACTTCAGCGCCTCGGCGAGCGGCCTGACGGTGAGCTTCACCGACAGCTCGACCGACAGCGATGGCAGCATCGTCTCGCGCAGCTGGAACTTCGGCGACGGCACCACGTCGACCGCGACCAGCCCGAGCAAGACCTACGCCGCGGCCGGCACCTACACCGTCACCCTGACCGTCACCGACGACGACGGCGCGACCCACACCAAGACCGCTTCGGTCACGGTCAGCGGCAGCGGCGTGCAGACCTACACCAACGGCGCCGACGTCAACATTCCGGACAACAACGCCACCGGCGTGAGCAGCAGCATCGCGGTGTCCGGGCGCAGCGGCAACGCACCGAGCAATGCGCAGATCTCGGTCAACATCGTCCACCCGTACAAGGGCGACCTGATCGTCGACCTGATCGCGCCGGACGGTTCGGTGTACAACCTGCACAACCGCAGCGGCGGCAGCGCCGACAACGTCAGCGGCACCTTCACCAAGAACCTGTCGAGCGAGCCGCTCAACGGCACCTGGAAGCTGCGCGCCGCCGACCGCGCCGCGCAGGACGTCGGCAAGATCGACACCTGGAGCATCACCTTCTGATCGACCCGCGACCCTCGCACGGTTCGCGACAGCGCCCCCGGGCAACCCCGGGGGCTTTTTTTTGGGCGGCGCGCATCAGGGCAACCGCTGCCGCTCGTCGCGACGAAGGCGGCCGGCACCGGCGCGCCGCGGCCGCAAGCCGGTCCGTGGCTCGGAAGATCGCGAAAAAACGAAGAAAACAGGTGCCGAAACCGTCCTCGTCGGCGCCGCTCGTACCCCCCAACGCACCGCTCGCCGGCGAAGTTCCGCTGTCGTGTGCGCGCAGCGACTTCATGAACGCGGACGGGTTCTCAGTTCCGATTTCCGCCCGCCGGTACCGATTTCAATCGAAACAAATCTTCGCCGTATGCGTGACGAAAAACACGGATGCGATGTGGACTCGGCGGATTTGCGTCTTGTTGTGCGCGACGGGCCTGCCTCAGAGTCGCGCCGTGGTCGCGCCGGCTGCGCACCGATCGGCCACGCGTCGTCGTCTTTGAACACGCACGCTTGGGGGAAGCATGCGGCATTGCCTGCATCACGTGCTGGAGCGTTCGATTCCCATCGCCTGACCCGCCGCCATCGCCACCGAAACGCCTCGTTCGGCGTCGCGGGTCTTCGCCTCTACTACGGACGGAGAGACTCATGAAACGATTCTGCGGTTCCCTGATGTTGCTCGGAATGTCGATTAGCGCCGCCCTGGCCGCACCGGCCTCGCGCCCGGCGGCGTTCGAACACGCTAATCTGTCCAGCGTCGACAGGATCAGCCTGCGTACCATGCCGGCGGTCGACGTTCCCAAGCTGCAAGCCGAGGATCGCGTGCGCGAAGCGCGCGGCGACATCCCGCGCTTCGCCCAGCCGTTGACCGTCGATATGACGCCGCAGAACTCCGGCGTCTGGGAAAGCATCGACGCCGACACCCTGGTCTGGCGCCAGCGCGTGCGCTCGAACAAGGCGCTGTCGCTGAACTTCGGTTTCACCCAATACCACATGCCGGCCGGCGGTCGCCTGCTGGTGTATCCGGCCACTCAGATGCCGGGCGGCGATCGCAACCTGATCCGCCAGTACGACGATCGCGACAACAACGCCCAGGGCCAACTGTGGACGGCGATCGTGCCGGGCGAAGAAGCGGTGATCGAAGTGGTCGTGCCGCGCGCCAAGGCCGCCGAGCTCAAGCTGCACCTGACCAAGGTCAACCACGACTACGTCGGCTTCGGTCCGCTGGCGCGCCGCCTGGCCGCGCAAAGCGGCGAGAAGGGCGTGTCCGGCCAGTGCAACGTCGACGTGGTCTGCCCCGACGGCGACGGCCGCCGCGACATCATCCGCTCGGTCGCGGCCTATTCGAAGAACGGCTCGCTGGCCTGCACCGGTTCGCTGGTCAACAACACCGCGAACGACAAGAAGATGTACTTCCTGACCGCGCACCACTGCGGCATGGGTACGGCCTCGACCGCGGCGAGCATCGTGGTGTACTGGAACTATCAGAACTCCACCTGCCGCGCGCCGAACACGCCGGCCAGCGGCGCCAACGGCGACGGCTCGATGAGCCAGAACCAGTCGGGTTCTACGGTCAAGGCGACCTATGCGACCTCCGACTTCACCCTGCTGGAGCTGAACACTCCGGCCAATCCGGCGTTCAACCTGTTCTGGGCCGGTTGGGACCGCCGCGATCAGAACTTCCCCAGCTCGATCGCGATCCATCATCCCAACGTCGCCGAGAAGCGCATCAGCCTGTCGGTGCAGCCGACCACCTTCGTCGCCTGGGGCGGCGGCGCCGGCACCACCCATCTGCGCTCGCAGTGGCAGCCCACCGGCGGTGTGACCGAGCCGGGCTCCTCGGGTTCGCCGCTGTACAGTCCTGAGCGGCGCGTGATCGGCCAGTTGCACGGCGGCCCGTCGAGCTGCTCGGCGACGGGCGACAATCGCAGCGACTATTACGGCCGCGTGTTCGTGTCCTGGACCGGCGGCGGCGCTTCGGGCTCGCGCCTGAGCGACTGGCTCGACGCCGGCAACACCGGCGCCCAGTTCATCGACGGTCTGGATTCGGGCGGCACCCCGGGCAACAACCCGCCGGTGGCGAACTTCACCTCGAGCACCAGCGGCCTGACCGCGACCTTCACCGACACCTCCACCGACAGCGACGGCACCATCGCCTCGCGCAGCTGGAACTTCGGCGACGGCAGCACCTCGACCGCGACCAACCCGAGTAGGACCTACGCCGCGGCCGGCACCTACACCGTCACCCTGACCGTCACCGACGACGATGGCGCCACCAACACCAAGACCGGTACGGTCACGGTGTCCGGCGGCCCGGGCGCGCAGACCTACAGCAACGAGACCGACTACCCGATCGCCGACCACAGCACTGTGGAAAGCCCGATCACGGTCTCCGGCCGCAGCGGCAACGGCTCGGCGACCACGCCGATCCAGGTGACGATCTACCACACCTACCGCAGCGATCTGAAGGTCGATCTGGTCGCGCCGGACGGCACGGTCTACAACCTGCATAACCGCACCGGCGGCAGCGCCGACAACCTCATCCAGACCTACACCAAGGACCTGTCGAGCGAAGCGCTCAACGGCACCTGGAAGCTGCGGGTGAACGACAACGCCACCGCCGATACCGGCCGTATCGACAAGTGGAGCATCACCTTCTGATCCACGCGGCTTGATCCGCACCGCGCCGCGGCTTTCGGGCCGCGGCGTTTTTTCAGGGCGTCCGCACCGCGACGAGCGGACGCCGCCGGCCTCCGGCGCCGCAGCGGCGTTCTGCTGCGGATATCACGAAAGCGCATCGGCCGCGCGCCGCGCGGCGCTTGCCAGTGCGTCGCGTCCATCCACAGCATGGTTGCGGCGCGCTGCCCCGCGACGCTGCCTGCCCACCGCACCGGTTCATGGAGAGTACCCCTATGCGCATCCGATATGCCGCACTGCCGCTGTTGCTGGCCCTGTCCGCCGGCGCCGCGGCCGCCGAAGAGTTGCCGGTTTTCGTCACCGCCCATTACCAGAATCCCGCTCAGCTGCAGCGCATCGCTTCGCGCTTCCAGCACCTGATCGTCGACCGCAACGCCCGCACCGTGAAAGTCGAGGCGATGCCGGAGGATCTGGACGCGCTGCGCCGCGCCGGCCTGCGCTACGAGATCGACCGCGAAGGCACCGAAAAGCTGCAGCGTCTGCAGAGTGCGTTGCAAAGCTCGGCGCTCGGCATCAAGAGCATTCCCGGCTACGCCTGCTACCGCACGGTCGAAGAGACCTACCAGACCATGGACCAACTGGCGGCGAGCAAGCCGCAGCTGGCCAGCGTGCGCGTGATCGGCCCGAGCTGGCAGAAGACCCAGAGCGCCGGCAGCGGCTACGACATGAAGGTGCTGAAGCTGACCAATTCGGCCACCGACGCGGCGCTTCCGAACAAGCCGACCCTGGTCCTGTTCGGTTCGATCCACGCCCGCGAATACACGCCGGCCGAGACCGTCACCCGCTTCGCCGAGTGGCTGGCCAACGGCTACGGCAGCAACGACGAAGCGACCTGGCTGCTGGACAATTTCGCCTTCCAGTTCGTGCTGCAGGCCAACCCGGACGGGCGCAAGAAGGCCGAGGCCGGATCGTCCTGGCGCAAGAACGTCAACAACACCAACGGCAGCTGCAGCGCTTCGGCCTACGGCACCGATCTCAACCGCAACTTCCCCTACCACTGGAACAGCGCCGCCGGCGGTTCCAGCGGCAACGCCTGCGCCGAGACCTACCGCGGCCCGACCGCGGCGTCGGAGCCGGAAACGCAGAACCTGATGCGTCTGGTCGCCGGCACCCGCGGCAGCAACGGCGTCTACACCGGCGGCATCTTCCCCGACCGTCGTCCCGACGACGTCAACACCGCCGCGCCGGAGGACTACCAGGGCATCTTCATGGACATCCACAGCGCCGCGCAGTTGGTGCTGTGGTCCTGGGGCGACACCAGCAACCCGGCGCCGAACAGCGCCGCGCTGCGGGCCTTGGGCCGGCGCATGGCCTATCACAACAATTATCGTCCCCAGCAGTCGGACGAGTTGTACGCCACCGACGGCACCACCGACGACACCATGTACGGCTCGCTCGGCGTGCCGGCCTACACGATCGAGCTGGGCGTGTCGTTCTTCGAAAGCTGCAGCACCTTCACCGGCACCACCTTGCCGGACAACCTCAAGTCGCTGCGCTACGCCGCGCGCAGTCTTTGGGCGCCGTACAAGCTGCCGTCCGGTCCGGACACGGTCGCGGTCTCGGTGGCCTCGGCGACGGTGCCGGCCGGCACGCCGGTGTCGCTGACCGCGACGGTCGACGACAGCGTGTTCAACCACAGCAACGGTACCGAGCCGGTGCAGAACATCGCCTCGGCCCGGGCCTACCTCGACGCGCCGCCGTGGGCGGCCGGCGCGGTGTCGTACCCGCTCAACGCCAGCGACGGCAGCTTCAACGCCAGCCGCGAGACCGTCACCGGCAGCATCCCCACCACCGGTCTGGCGGCGGGCGTGCACACGCTGTACGTGCAAGGCACCGACGCGTCCGGCAAGCCGGGTACGCCGAACGCGGTGCGCTTCACCGTCGGCGGCACCGGCCCGGGCAACAACCCGCCGGTGGCGAACTTCAGTTCCTCGGCCAGCGGCCTGACGGTGAGCTTCACCGACAGCTCGACCGACAGCGACGGCAGCATCGTCTCGCGCAGCTGGAACTTCGGCGACGGCACCACGTCGACCGCGACCAGCCCGAGCAAGACCTACGCCGCGGCCGGCACCTACACCGTCACTCTGACCGTTACCGACGACGACGGCGCGACTCACAGCAAGACCGCCTCGGTCACCGTCAGCGACGGCGGCGGCACCCAGACTTATCGCAACGACAACGACGTGCAGATCCTCGATAACGCCACCGTCGAGAGCAGCATCGCCGTGTCCGGCCGCAGCGGCAACGCGCCGAGCAACGCCTCGGTGTCGGTAACGATCTATCACACGTACAAGAGCGATATTAAAGTCGACCTGGTCGCGCCGGACGGCACGCTCTACAACCTGCACAACCGCACCGGCGGCAGCGCCGACAACGTCATCGGCACGTTCGTCAAGGACTTGTCCGGCGAAGCCCTCAACGGCACCTGGAAGTTGCGGGTCAACGACAACGCGACCCAGGACACCGGCCGCATCGACACCTGGAGCCTCACCTTCTGACCGGCGCTTTGCGCTTCATCGCCGTCGTCCAGAGCGAACCCCGGCTTCGGCCGGGGTTCGTGGTTTGGGATGCGCGACGGCGCGGCGGCAGCGCGCCGCAGCGCTTTTCGATCATGGAAATAGAGAAAATTCCGGGGTTTCGCGCGCATACCGGCCATTCGCCGACGCACCGTAAGCGATTACGGTGCATATGCATGACCGCAGTCACGGACGCGAATGTGCGCTAGAACAGGTTGTCGCTTGTCCGTCATATCGCAGCGCGCTTAGGGTCGAGTCCCGGGTGCCTCGGAACGTATCCCCCGCACGTTCCGGCACCGCTTTCGCACCCGGCAACTCTTTCGCGACGGCCGCCTCGCGCCGCCGTCATCCCAGACCATCGCGTCCCTGCGCCG is part of the Lysobacter firmicutimachus genome and encodes:
- a CDS encoding PKD domain-containing protein, which codes for MAAFRGAPGGNTAPVANFSASASGLTVSFTDSSTDSDGSIVSRSWNFGDGTTSTATSPSKTYAAAGTYTVTLTVTDDDGATHTKTASVTVSGSGVQTYTNGADVNIPDNNATGVSSSIAVSGRSGNAPSNAQISVNIVHPYKGDLIVDLIAPDGSVYNLHNRSGGSADNVSGTFTKNLSSEPLNGTWKLRAADRAAQDVGKIDTWSITF
- a CDS encoding PKD domain-containing protein, which encodes MKRMTLTLGLLALSIGTALAGPNQRPAAFDHAGLTRIDRIGVRSMPAVDVAKLRAEDLKREQRREIPRFATALAVDIDTLKDGVWEDLDAETAIWRTRIESKNALSLNFHFDRFKLPAGARMLIYPADQTPGAAAGRVRSFTAADNNAFGELWTPVVLGDEAVIEVVVPKAKLGELKLHLAKVNHDYVGLGRIARDAAALDSTKGVSGSCNIDVVCPEGNGHRDIIRSVAAYSKQGTMWCTGSLVNNTANDKKMYFLTANHCGMTSASVNNSMVVYWNYQNSTCRAPGSAASGANGDGSLAQSQTGATLRATNAASDFTLLELTTAANPAYNLYWAGWDRRDQNFAGAIAIHHPRVAEKRISLVEGTTTFGGFEGQAGTQALHVQWFANGGVTEGGSSGSPLYSADHRVIGQLYGGPSSCSATGDQRKDWYGRIFTSWTGGGTAATRLSNWLDPGNTGQSFIDGLDSGGTPGNNPPVANFSASASGLTVSFTDSSTDSDGSIVSRSWNFGDGTTSTATSPSKTYAAAGTYTVTLTVTDDDGATHTKTASVTVSGSGVQTYTNGADVNIPDNNATGVSSSIAVSGRSGNAPSNAQISVNIVHPYKGDLIVDLIAPDGSVYNLHNRSGGSADNVSGTFTKNLSSEPLNGTWKLRAADRAAQDVGKIDTWSITF
- a CDS encoding proprotein convertase P-domain-containing protein; its protein translation is MKRFCGSLMLLGMSISAALAAPASRPAAFEHANLSSVDRISLRTMPAVDVPKLQAEDRVREARGDIPRFAQPLTVDMTPQNSGVWESIDADTLVWRQRVRSNKALSLNFGFTQYHMPAGGRLLVYPATQMPGGDRNLIRQYDDRDNNAQGQLWTAIVPGEEAVIEVVVPRAKAAELKLHLTKVNHDYVGFGPLARRLAAQSGEKGVSGQCNVDVVCPDGDGRRDIIRSVAAYSKNGSLACTGSLVNNTANDKKMYFLTAHHCGMGTASTAASIVVYWNYQNSTCRAPNTPASGANGDGSMSQNQSGSTVKATYATSDFTLLELNTPANPAFNLFWAGWDRRDQNFPSSIAIHHPNVAEKRISLSVQPTTFVAWGGGAGTTHLRSQWQPTGGVTEPGSSGSPLYSPERRVIGQLHGGPSSCSATGDNRSDYYGRVFVSWTGGGASGSRLSDWLDAGNTGAQFIDGLDSGGTPGNNPPVANFTSSTSGLTATFTDTSTDSDGTIASRSWNFGDGSTSTATNPSRTYAAAGTYTVTLTVTDDDGATNTKTGTVTVSGGPGAQTYSNETDYPIADHSTVESPITVSGRSGNGSATTPIQVTIYHTYRSDLKVDLVAPDGTVYNLHNRTGGSADNLIQTYTKDLSSEALNGTWKLRVNDNATADTGRIDKWSITF
- a CDS encoding M14 family zinc carboxypeptidase yields the protein MRIRYAALPLLLALSAGAAAAEELPVFVTAHYQNPAQLQRIASRFQHLIVDRNARTVKVEAMPEDLDALRRAGLRYEIDREGTEKLQRLQSALQSSALGIKSIPGYACYRTVEETYQTMDQLAASKPQLASVRVIGPSWQKTQSAGSGYDMKVLKLTNSATDAALPNKPTLVLFGSIHAREYTPAETVTRFAEWLANGYGSNDEATWLLDNFAFQFVLQANPDGRKKAEAGSSWRKNVNNTNGSCSASAYGTDLNRNFPYHWNSAAGGSSGNACAETYRGPTAASEPETQNLMRLVAGTRGSNGVYTGGIFPDRRPDDVNTAAPEDYQGIFMDIHSAAQLVLWSWGDTSNPAPNSAALRALGRRMAYHNNYRPQQSDELYATDGTTDDTMYGSLGVPAYTIELGVSFFESCSTFTGTTLPDNLKSLRYAARSLWAPYKLPSGPDTVAVSVASATVPAGTPVSLTATVDDSVFNHSNGTEPVQNIASARAYLDAPPWAAGAVSYPLNASDGSFNASRETVTGSIPTTGLAAGVHTLYVQGTDASGKPGTPNAVRFTVGGTGPGNNPPVANFSSSASGLTVSFTDSSTDSDGSIVSRSWNFGDGTTSTATSPSKTYAAAGTYTVTLTVTDDDGATHSKTASVTVSDGGGTQTYRNDNDVQILDNATVESSIAVSGRSGNAPSNASVSVTIYHTYKSDIKVDLVAPDGTLYNLHNRTGGSADNVIGTFVKDLSGEALNGTWKLRVNDNATQDTGRIDTWSLTF